A window of the Paenibacillus woosongensis genome harbors these coding sequences:
- a CDS encoding glycosyl hydrolase family 18 protein has translation MNVNRVHSKPARGKIAWIVFLCLTIVASALGLSAPAPHAIAAESNLALGKTAVASSIENEDFIAANAVDGSATTRWASLQGTDPSWIYVDLGSAQSISKIRLNWEAAYAKSYTIQISNDSGAPSSWTDVYSTVNGVGGVEEIDLSVQDARYVRVYGTERGTEYGYSLYDFEVYGPSDAGAAIINASSYPAWSADIAYTAGQRVEYGGITYEAKWWTLGDPPNLSGEWDVWKVIGPAVPGDDGGNSGTPDTIAPTAPSGLAAGNVTQTSVRLTWNASTDNVGVTGYTVYLNGSQAAAVTNTSADISGLTAGTSYSFTVVAKDEAGNQSPASSALLVTTSAANTPPVPTQQSNKIIAYMASWVTWNANDVKPEQLTHINYAFSLVSGGKATLTNQDANNLRTLVGLKSKNPSLKVLVSVGGWGADGFSDAALTDASRTTFADSIVQLIKTHQLDGVDLDWEYPTNSSAGIKARPEDKQNFTLMLSKIREKLDAQGKIDGKTYLLTIAAGASNGYLNGVEIGKITPLLDWINLMTYDFHGSWDKTTGHHTNLYNRDNSVDAAVKLFKNNGVPASKLVIGGAFYGRGWNGVRNSNNGLDQPVTGGGFDPDYNTIVSQYLNKNGYTRYWDNNAQAPYLFNGSSFITYDDPQSLKLKVQYLKNNNLGGIMFWEYSNDRSGELLGAIYSEMTNGAGNGGENGNVNPGENNGTIPTGIGPDGFLKTSGTVIRDRSGTGNIVNLRGTNLGGWMLQEGWMSPLGVKDEWTLRETLTNRFGADTAESLIATYQNAWLTTKDLDNIKSMGMNVVRVPILYLELMDKYGNWKKDPWSKLDWLVKEAGDRGIYVLLDLHGTFGAQNTFDNSGEVNSDPQLWKNPVYQDRTVRLWEGIAAHYKGNPTIAGYDLLNEPDRVSKQQLNAYYDRLYKAIRAIDPDHTIYMEAAWSWNQLDAPSTYGWTNVVYEMHYYAMAGSEASNWNAQNNLVNNALQGIREHQRNWNVPVFVGEFCLFDFNDLWEKFLAGMNESNVSWTNWTYKVSSNYGNWGYFNNNPSPVPNINTDSASTIASKWSKFNTENFRANTTLQNLVKKYTTGTTPPPAPNGYSYLVSQANQQIVSAENYGNDPLVANRASAGDWELFEIITNSDGTLSFKSKVNGKYVTADLNISGKLIARSDTIQQWEKFKKVDLPDGTIALQALANNKYVTVDLNNGAGLVANRDSVGGAWEAFRLRSN, from the coding sequence ATGAATGTTAATAGAGTGCATTCCAAACCAGCTAGAGGAAAAATAGCTTGGATTGTATTTCTTTGCTTGACTATCGTCGCTTCAGCACTGGGCTTGTCTGCCCCTGCGCCGCATGCCATTGCCGCAGAATCCAATCTAGCATTGGGAAAAACCGCGGTGGCGAGCTCTATTGAAAATGAAGATTTCATAGCAGCCAACGCTGTCGACGGATCGGCAACAACGAGATGGGCAAGCCTTCAGGGGACCGATCCTTCCTGGATTTACGTTGATCTGGGCTCAGCTCAGAGCATCAGCAAAATTCGATTGAATTGGGAGGCGGCCTACGCCAAAAGCTACACCATTCAAATCTCAAATGACAGCGGCGCCCCTTCCAGTTGGACCGATGTATATTCAACGGTTAACGGGGTCGGCGGAGTTGAAGAAATCGATTTGTCCGTCCAGGACGCGAGATATGTGCGGGTTTATGGTACTGAAAGAGGTACGGAGTATGGATACTCGCTTTATGACTTTGAAGTGTACGGTCCTTCTGATGCCGGAGCAGCGATTATCAATGCAAGCTCGTACCCGGCATGGAGTGCGGATATTGCCTATACAGCCGGACAACGGGTCGAATACGGCGGAATAACATATGAAGCAAAATGGTGGACGCTAGGAGATCCTCCTAATCTATCGGGAGAGTGGGATGTATGGAAAGTAATCGGTCCTGCAGTTCCCGGAGATGACGGCGGTAACAGCGGGACACCGGATACGATCGCACCTACTGCGCCAAGCGGCCTGGCCGCAGGCAATGTAACACAAACCAGCGTAAGACTGACATGGAACGCTTCGACGGACAATGTCGGCGTAACCGGCTACACCGTCTATCTGAATGGAAGTCAGGCTGCGGCCGTGACAAATACGAGCGCTGACATCAGCGGTCTGACTGCCGGAACCAGCTACTCCTTCACAGTTGTAGCAAAGGATGAGGCCGGCAATCAATCTCCTGCAAGCAGCGCGCTTCTAGTAACTACGTCCGCGGCAAATACGCCGCCAGTGCCAACACAGCAGTCCAACAAAATCATCGCCTATATGGCGAGCTGGGTAACCTGGAATGCAAACGACGTAAAGCCTGAGCAATTAACGCATATCAATTATGCTTTCTCCCTGGTTTCGGGCGGCAAGGCGACGCTTACGAATCAGGATGCCAACAACCTGAGAACTCTCGTTGGATTGAAATCTAAAAATCCTTCGCTTAAAGTGCTCGTGTCTGTAGGCGGCTGGGGAGCCGACGGTTTCTCCGATGCGGCATTGACGGATGCTTCGCGCACAACGTTTGCCGACAGCATCGTTCAATTGATCAAAACACATCAATTGGATGGTGTAGATCTGGATTGGGAGTATCCAACGAATTCTTCGGCAGGAATTAAGGCGCGGCCTGAAGACAAGCAAAATTTCACGCTAATGCTCTCCAAAATTCGTGAGAAGCTGGATGCGCAAGGTAAAATAGACGGCAAAACCTACCTGCTGACCATCGCCGCAGGAGCCAGCAATGGTTATTTGAACGGTGTTGAGATCGGCAAAATCACCCCTCTGCTGGATTGGATCAATCTGATGACCTATGACTTCCATGGAAGCTGGGACAAAACGACAGGCCATCATACCAATCTGTACAACAGAGACAATAGTGTCGACGCCGCAGTGAAGCTATTCAAGAATAACGGTGTACCCGCAAGCAAGCTGGTCATTGGAGGCGCTTTTTACGGACGCGGCTGGAACGGCGTCAGAAATTCCAACAACGGCCTGGATCAACCGGTCACAGGCGGAGGCTTCGACCCCGATTACAATACGATTGTCAGCCAGTACCTGAACAAGAACGGATACACGAGATACTGGGACAATAATGCACAAGCGCCGTATCTGTTTAATGGCAGCAGTTTCATCACTTATGACGATCCTCAATCATTGAAGCTGAAGGTGCAATATCTTAAAAATAACAACCTTGGCGGCATCATGTTCTGGGAATACAGCAATGACAGAAGCGGAGAGCTGCTTGGGGCGATTTATTCGGAAATGACGAACGGAGCCGGAAACGGAGGCGAAAACGGCAACGTAAATCCGGGCGAAAATAACGGCACTATCCCGACAGGGATTGGTCCCGACGGATTTTTGAAAACGAGCGGCACCGTCATCAGAGATCGTTCGGGAACAGGCAATATCGTGAATTTGCGGGGAACGAATCTCGGCGGCTGGATGCTGCAGGAAGGCTGGATGTCGCCGCTGGGCGTTAAGGACGAGTGGACGCTGCGCGAGACACTGACGAACCGTTTTGGCGCCGATACAGCGGAAAGCCTAATCGCGACGTACCAGAATGCCTGGCTGACGACGAAGGATTTGGACAATATCAAAAGCATGGGTATGAACGTTGTCCGAGTGCCGATTCTTTATTTGGAGCTGATGGACAAATACGGCAACTGGAAGAAGGATCCGTGGAGCAAGCTGGATTGGCTTGTCAAAGAAGCAGGTGATCGGGGCATTTATGTGCTGCTCGATCTTCACGGCACCTTCGGCGCCCAGAATACGTTCGATAATTCCGGTGAAGTCAACTCGGATCCGCAACTGTGGAAGAATCCCGTATATCAGGACCGCACGGTCAGGCTATGGGAGGGGATTGCCGCCCACTACAAAGGGAATCCGACGATAGCGGGATACGATTTGCTGAACGAGCCGGACAGAGTCAGCAAACAACAATTAAACGCATATTATGACCGTCTCTATAAAGCAATTCGCGCCATTGATCCGGATCACACCATCTATATGGAGGCGGCCTGGAGCTGGAATCAGCTCGATGCACCTTCAACGTATGGATGGACCAACGTCGTTTATGAAATGCATTATTATGCTATGGCCGGGAGCGAGGCTTCCAACTGGAACGCGCAAAACAATCTAGTCAACAATGCACTCCAGGGAATTCGCGAACATCAGAGAAATTGGAACGTTCCAGTATTTGTAGGTGAATTCTGTTTGTTCGATTTCAACGACCTTTGGGAGAAATTCCTGGCGGGCATGAACGAATCCAATGTATCCTGGACCAACTGGACGTACAAGGTCAGCTCCAATTACGGAAACTGGGGTTATTTCAACAACAATCCAAGCCCGGTTCCTAATATTAACACCGATAGTGCAAGTACAATCGCCTCGAAATGGAGCAAATTCAATACGGAAAACTTCAGAGCCAACACGACGCTGCAAAATCTGGTGAAAAAATATACCACTGGAACCACGCCGCCTCCAGCTCCGAACGGATATTCCTATCTCGTATCGCAAGCCAACCAGCAAATCGTCTCTGCAGAAAATTACGGAAACGATCCGCTGGTGGCCAACCGGGCGAGCGCAGGGGATTGGGAGTTGTTTGAGATCATTACGAACAGCGACGGCACATTATCGTTCAAATCAAAGGTGAACGGTAAATATGTAACTGCGGATCTGAACATCAGCGGCAAGCTGATCGCTCGCAGCGACACCATTCAGCAGTGGGAGAAGTTCAAGAAAGTTGATTTGCCTGATGGAACAATCGCCTTACAGGCACTGGCCAACAATAAGTATGTGACCGTTGATTTGAATAACGGGGCAGGCCTTGTGGCTAACCGCGACAGTGTTGGCGGAGCCTGGGAGGCTTTCCGTCTTAGAAGTAATTAA
- the rsfS gene encoding ribosome silencing factor: MPISPKQLLDLAVKAVDEKKAMDVVALDLQGISLIADYFVICHGNSDVQVQSIATEVRNKAQEAGVNIRGIEGMDSARWVLMDLGDVIVHIFHRDEREFYNIERLWSDAKVVETV, encoded by the coding sequence ATGCCGATTTCACCTAAACAATTGTTAGACCTGGCCGTAAAGGCCGTGGATGAGAAAAAAGCAATGGACGTTGTGGCGCTGGACTTGCAGGGGATTTCGCTGATTGCCGATTATTTCGTCATTTGCCACGGTAATTCGGATGTACAGGTCCAATCCATCGCGACGGAGGTTCGCAATAAGGCTCAGGAGGCCGGCGTGAACATCCGGGGCATCGAAGGAATGGACTCGGCCCGCTGGGTGCTGATGGATCTGGGCGACGTAATCGTGCATATCTTTCACCGGGATGAACGCGAATTTTACAATATCGAGCGGCTTTGGTCTGATGCCAAAGTTGTGGAGACCGTATGA
- the yqeK gene encoding bis(5'-nucleosyl)-tetraphosphatase (symmetrical) YqeK: MDYTREELMDIVSGQMPERRWGHTLGVMESAVALARRYGEDPQRADLAALLHDVAKYWPIEQQEAVIRDHQLNMELLDYDKQLLHAEVGAYVAQQDYGVEDTGVIDAIRYHTSGRIGMTKLDKIICLADYIEPGRDFPGVNRIRELAEHSLEEALVAGLDSTISFLIEKQKRIFPTTVLARNDLILQIRRK; the protein is encoded by the coding sequence ATGGATTACACCCGTGAGGAATTAATGGACATCGTATCGGGCCAAATGCCCGAGCGGCGATGGGGTCATACGCTAGGCGTCATGGAATCCGCGGTAGCGCTTGCCCGCCGGTACGGCGAAGATCCGCAGCGGGCCGACTTAGCCGCCTTGCTGCATGACGTGGCCAAGTATTGGCCGATCGAGCAGCAGGAGGCAGTCATTCGCGATCATCAGCTCAATATGGAGCTGCTCGATTACGATAAACAGCTGCTGCATGCCGAGGTCGGAGCTTATGTGGCCCAACAGGATTACGGGGTAGAGGATACAGGCGTCATCGATGCGATCCGCTATCATACGTCGGGGCGCATCGGCATGACCAAGCTGGACAAAATTATCTGCCTGGCTGATTATATCGAGCCTGGGCGGGATTTTCCCGGCGTGAACCGGATTCGCGAGCTGGCCGAGCATAGCTTGGAGGAAGCGCTTGTCGCTGGACTGGATTCGACAATATCCTTCCTGATCGAGAAGCAAAAGCGCATTTTTCCAACGACTGTATTGGCGCGTAATGATTTGATTCTGCAAATAAGAAGAAAGTAA
- a CDS encoding nicotinate-nucleotide adenylyltransferase has product MRKIGIMGGAFDPIHHGHLLAAERAREQFKLDEVWFMPSHTPPHKHQSGVSGEQRLAMVEEAIRSNPAFKPLDIELRRGGVSYTVETVKELRQMYPDIEFYFIIGADMVNYLPKWEGIEELTQMLRFIGLQRPGSFLELDALPPFIQDAVHLAEMPLVDISSSMIRSRLAAGDSIRYMVPDSVHDYMTRSGLYGLHP; this is encoded by the coding sequence ATGAGAAAAATCGGCATTATGGGAGGAGCATTCGATCCGATTCATCACGGCCATCTGCTGGCCGCGGAAAGAGCCCGCGAACAGTTCAAGCTCGATGAGGTTTGGTTCATGCCTTCGCATACGCCTCCCCACAAGCACCAATCCGGTGTCAGCGGGGAACAGCGCCTGGCTATGGTGGAGGAGGCGATCCGCAGCAATCCGGCGTTCAAGCCGCTGGATATCGAGCTGCGCCGGGGAGGCGTATCCTATACCGTCGAGACGGTCAAGGAGCTGCGGCAGATGTATCCCGACATCGAATTCTATTTCATCATTGGCGCAGATATGGTCAACTACCTTCCAAAATGGGAAGGCATCGAGGAGTTGACGCAAATGCTAAGATTTATCGGCCTTCAGCGTCCGGGGAGCTTCCTTGAGCTTGACGCCTTGCCTCCGTTCATCCAGGATGCCGTCCATTTGGCGGAAATGCCTCTGGTTGACATATCGTCCAGCATGATCCGCAGCCGGTTAGCCGCCGGCGATTCCATACGGTACATGGTTCCAGATTCTGTTCATGATTATATGACAAGGAGCGGTTTATATGGATTACACCCGTGA
- a CDS encoding class I SAM-dependent DNA methyltransferase — MAAYRKFAYVYDELMEDMPYPDWIRFARTAWERLGMPRTVVELGCGTGSITIPLVNSGFEVTGIDLSADMLAVARRKMEGSTQGVRLFREGSVRWVQQDMRDWEVPEPVDSVISFCDCLNYLLEEEDIVRTFERTYHGLKAGGTFLFDVHHPNTLKRYDEEQPFVCDERSVSYIWTCERDAARDEIQHYLSIFAREEGSGPDMYRRFEETHIQRAYDPAWMKSELLRCGFREVAIYADFEWVEAVDDAARLFYVAVK, encoded by the coding sequence ATGGCAGCTTATCGTAAATTTGCCTATGTATACGACGAATTAATGGAAGATATGCCATACCCGGATTGGATTCGCTTCGCGCGAACCGCCTGGGAACGGCTGGGGATGCCCCGGACGGTCGTCGAGCTCGGCTGCGGTACGGGAAGCATTACGATCCCCTTGGTGAACTCAGGCTTTGAAGTGACAGGCATTGACCTGTCTGCGGACATGCTTGCCGTAGCCCGCCGTAAGATGGAAGGAAGCACGCAGGGCGTGCGGCTGTTTCGCGAAGGAAGCGTCCGCTGGGTGCAGCAGGATATGAGAGATTGGGAGGTGCCGGAGCCGGTAGACTCCGTAATATCTTTCTGCGATTGCTTGAATTATTTGCTGGAGGAAGAAGATATCGTCCGTACATTCGAGAGAACGTATCACGGGCTGAAGGCGGGCGGAACCTTCCTGTTCGACGTTCACCATCCGAATACGCTTAAGCGTTATGATGAAGAGCAGCCCTTTGTTTGCGACGAGCGGTCGGTATCATACATATGGACCTGCGAACGCGATGCGGCAAGGGATGAAATTCAGCATTACTTGTCCATTTTTGCCCGGGAAGAAGGCAGCGGGCCCGATATGTACCGCCGTTTTGAAGAGACGCATATTCAGCGGGCCTACGACCCGGCATGGATGAAAAGCGAACTGCTTCGCTGCGGCTTCCGGGAGGTTGCGATTTATGCGGACTTCGAATGGGTTGAGGCGGTCGATGATGCAGCCCGCTTGTTCTATGTGGCTGTGAAGTAA
- a CDS encoding ABC transporter substrate-binding protein, which produces MGKKVRKPALLLLSLLLVIGLAACGAKDSSGGGNSAAVNGGGESSGGKKQETTSILFWSPFSGADGPFMKKIVDKYNSSQDQYKVNFVIQPNGEYYKQLDVALSTSKERPDLMIMHVDNVPTYVNKDQLQPLDDIASASGISKDDYAEAPVEYSTIDGKWYSIPLDIHPVVMYYNKDLFEQAGVSGPPTNRAEFEDAVAKLTDKDKGVYGYVLPTLWPQQFIFPSLVWQNGGELWDGSDVAYNSPEAVEMVSWMRSLVDQGYSPGNVQQDGENTLFLQGKNAIQFNGPWMKSQFDEAGLNYGVAPIPQIGKEKRAAFAGSHGFVIPKAMTDEAKLAGIGDFLKYMAEHSMEWAESGQALASKKMIESEEFKQLEVQSSIAAGFADVQFAPNVLNWGTISEPIWGELNNALLGKKDPQKAMDDAVAKSRQAMKN; this is translated from the coding sequence ATGGGGAAAAAGGTAAGAAAACCGGCTTTACTGCTGCTGTCATTATTACTGGTCATCGGGCTGGCGGCTTGCGGCGCCAAGGATTCGAGTGGCGGAGGCAACTCTGCTGCGGTGAACGGCGGCGGGGAGTCTTCCGGCGGGAAGAAGCAGGAGACGACCAGTATTTTGTTCTGGAGCCCATTTTCCGGTGCGGATGGCCCGTTCATGAAGAAGATTGTAGACAAATATAACTCTTCCCAAGATCAATACAAGGTCAATTTCGTCATTCAGCCGAACGGAGAGTACTACAAGCAGCTTGACGTTGCGCTCAGCACATCCAAAGAGCGTCCGGACCTTATGATCATGCACGTGGATAATGTGCCGACGTACGTAAACAAAGATCAATTGCAGCCGCTGGATGATATCGCTTCCGCGTCCGGAATCAGCAAAGACGATTACGCCGAAGCTCCGGTCGAATATTCAACGATCGACGGCAAATGGTATTCCATTCCGCTTGATATCCATCCGGTCGTCATGTACTACAACAAAGATTTGTTCGAGCAAGCGGGTGTTAGCGGCCCGCCGACCAACCGTGCCGAGTTTGAGGATGCTGTTGCCAAATTGACCGATAAAGACAAAGGCGTTTACGGTTACGTACTTCCAACGTTGTGGCCGCAGCAGTTTATTTTCCCATCCTTGGTCTGGCAAAATGGGGGCGAGCTCTGGGATGGCAGCGATGTAGCCTACAACTCTCCTGAAGCGGTAGAAATGGTATCCTGGATGCGCAGCCTGGTCGATCAAGGTTATTCCCCGGGCAATGTTCAGCAGGACGGAGAGAATACTTTGTTCCTGCAAGGCAAGAACGCGATTCAATTCAACGGCCCTTGGATGAAGTCGCAGTTTGATGAAGCAGGCTTGAATTATGGCGTGGCTCCGATTCCGCAAATCGGTAAAGAGAAACGTGCTGCTTTTGCCGGCTCCCATGGCTTCGTAATTCCAAAAGCAATGACTGACGAAGCGAAGCTGGCCGGTATCGGCGATTTCCTGAAATACATGGCGGAGCACTCGATGGAATGGGCGGAGTCCGGTCAAGCGCTGGCCTCGAAGAAAATGATCGAGAGCGAGGAGTTCAAGCAGCTGGAAGTTCAGAGCAGCATTGCTGCCGGCTTCGCGGATGTGCAATTCGCACCAAACGTACTCAACTGGGGAACGATCTCCGAGCCGATATGGGGCGAGCTGAACAACGCGCTGTTAGGCAAGAAGGATCCGCAAAAAGCAATGGACGATGCTGTCGCGAAATCGCGGCAAGCGATGAAAAATTAA
- the yhbY gene encoding ribosome assembly RNA-binding protein YhbY, translating into MLTGKQKRYLRSQAHHLQPIFQVGKGGTNDQVIRHISEALERRELIKVSILNNNLDDPQEIAAELAEGAGAELVQLIGRTIVLYKESREYKQIELP; encoded by the coding sequence ATGCTTACGGGAAAACAAAAACGTTATTTGCGCAGCCAGGCGCATCACCTGCAACCGATCTTCCAGGTCGGCAAGGGCGGCACTAATGATCAAGTGATTCGGCACATTTCGGAAGCGCTGGAGCGCCGCGAATTAATCAAGGTGTCGATTCTGAACAACAACCTGGACGATCCGCAGGAAATTGCGGCTGAGCTTGCCGAGGGGGCAGGCGCAGAGCTGGTGCAGCTTATCGGCAGGACGATCGTGCTGTACAAGGAATCTCGGGAATATAAACAAATCGAGCTGCCATAA
- a CDS encoding CvfB family protein yields the protein MSLIAGTIVSLPIDREVSPYGYFLTNGMQDVLLHYSELTREVKPGQTVEVFLFYDTEDRLAATMKKPYLTLGELALLEVADVHPRLGCFLEMGLGRQLLLPIRELPELRELHPQVGDSVYVIMEHDKQGRLKAKLAGEQDLAPKTFHAPTSWKNEWAEAIVYKPLQMGTFVVVDGGVLGFGAIGMIHSSERSRLLRLGERVKVRITHIREDGRVNLSMAQRKEIGRKEDSERILEYLQERPGGGMPYSDSTAPDLIKQRFGISKSAFKRALGKLMKEGKVTQKENWTYLVKPGASEADEPNAQSPDAARS from the coding sequence ATGAGCCTGATCGCCGGCACTATCGTATCGCTTCCGATCGACCGCGAGGTTTCACCGTACGGCTATTTTCTGACCAATGGCATGCAGGACGTTCTGCTGCACTACTCCGAGCTGACTCGTGAGGTGAAGCCGGGGCAGACGGTGGAGGTATTCCTGTTCTACGATACAGAAGACCGCCTTGCCGCAACAATGAAAAAGCCTTACTTAACGCTGGGCGAGCTTGCTCTCCTCGAGGTAGCGGACGTACATCCCCGTCTGGGCTGCTTCCTGGAAATGGGGCTGGGCCGTCAGCTGCTGCTGCCGATTCGCGAACTGCCGGAGCTGCGCGAACTCCATCCCCAGGTCGGTGACAGCGTCTACGTGATTATGGAGCATGACAAGCAGGGCCGCTTGAAGGCCAAGCTTGCCGGTGAACAGGATCTGGCTCCGAAGACCTTTCATGCACCTACGTCATGGAAAAACGAGTGGGCCGAAGCTATCGTGTACAAGCCTCTTCAGATGGGAACTTTCGTCGTCGTCGACGGCGGCGTGCTCGGCTTTGGCGCAATCGGCATGATCCACTCCTCCGAGCGGAGCCGGCTGCTCCGGCTTGGGGAGCGCGTGAAGGTGCGCATTACCCATATCCGCGAGGACGGGCGGGTTAACCTATCGATGGCTCAGCGCAAAGAGATCGGACGCAAAGAGGATTCGGAACGCATTCTAGAGTACCTGCAGGAGCGTCCCGGCGGCGGCATGCCTTATTCGGATTCGACAGCGCCCGATCTGATCAAGCAGCGGTTCGGCATCAGCAAATCGGCGTTCAAGCGGGCGCTCGGCAAACTGATGAAGGAAGGCAAGGTCACGCAGAAGGAGAACTGGACGTACTTGGTTAAACCGGGTGCGAGCGAGGCAGACGAGCCAAATGCTCAGAGCCCAGATGCGGCTAGAAGTTAG
- the yqeH gene encoding ribosome biogenesis GTPase YqeH — protein sequence MREEHGERNAGRCGGCGIKLQSEHKDQPGYVPAQAIEKEIIICQRCFRIKNYNESSSITVEQDEFLRLLSQIGGKEALVIHIVDIFDFQGSIISGLQRFIGNNPVLLAVNKTDLLPKVTNWNKVRNWVQKEAKEAGLKVEDIVLCSAKQSSGFDRLLDAVAEHRGKRDVYVVGATNVGKSTLINRLIRDYSDLDQELTVSRYPGTTLDMVHIPLDDGRAIIDTPGIVYPSRYSELVSPEDLGAILPDKPIKPAVYQLNEGQTLFFGGFGRFDFIQGERQSFTCFISGRVPIHRTKLEKADELFEVHGGELLSPPSRENLQKLPDFTRHEFRIPRGSRLDVFISGLGWIKMNGENGSVVAAHVPKGIKVMVRPSLI from the coding sequence GTGAGAGAGGAACATGGCGAACGGAACGCCGGACGCTGCGGCGGCTGCGGCATTAAGCTGCAGAGCGAGCATAAGGATCAACCGGGGTACGTGCCGGCGCAGGCTATAGAGAAGGAGATCATCATTTGCCAGCGCTGCTTCCGGATTAAGAACTATAATGAATCGTCTTCGATTACGGTCGAGCAGGATGAGTTTCTGAGATTGCTGAGCCAGATTGGCGGCAAAGAGGCGCTGGTCATCCATATCGTAGACATCTTTGATTTCCAGGGGAGCATCATATCGGGCTTGCAGCGGTTCATCGGCAACAATCCCGTATTGCTGGCGGTCAATAAAACCGACCTGCTGCCCAAGGTAACCAATTGGAATAAAGTCCGCAATTGGGTGCAGAAGGAAGCGAAGGAAGCCGGGCTGAAAGTCGAGGACATCGTCCTATGCAGCGCGAAGCAGAGCAGCGGTTTCGACCGCCTGCTGGATGCCGTGGCCGAGCATCGCGGCAAACGCGACGTGTACGTCGTCGGCGCGACCAATGTGGGCAAGTCGACGCTGATCAACCGGCTGATTCGCGATTACAGCGATTTGGATCAGGAGCTGACGGTTTCCCGTTATCCGGGAACAACGCTAGACATGGTTCATATTCCATTGGATGACGGCCGCGCCATCATCGATACCCCAGGAATCGTGTACCCGTCCCGTTACAGTGAATTGGTCAGCCCGGAGGATTTGGGCGCCATTTTGCCGGACAAGCCCATTAAGCCGGCCGTGTACCAGCTCAACGAAGGGCAGACACTGTTCTTCGGCGGGTTCGGCCGTTTTGACTTTATTCAGGGGGAACGGCAATCGTTCACGTGCTTCATCAGCGGACGGGTTCCGATTCATCGGACGAAGCTGGAGAAAGCGGACGAGCTGTTCGAGGTGCATGGCGGAGAGCTCCTGTCCCCTCCTTCCCGCGAGAACCTGCAGAAGCTGCCGGACTTCACGCGGCATGAATTCCGTATTCCAAGAGGAAGCCGTCTGGATGTCTTTATTTCGGGACTGGGCTGGATCAAAATGAACGGCGAGAATGGCTCCGTCGTGGCTGCCCATGTACCAAAAGGGATTAAGGTTATGGTTCGTCCTTCGTTAATCTGA
- the aroE gene encoding shikimate dehydrogenase, giving the protein MGNELKGKNGLPLLFGVMGDPISQTKSPAMHSAALAAEGLAGTYVPLHVKQERLEDAVKGIVALGYRGVNVTVPHKVDVMKYVDVVDEAAKQIGAVNTIVNEDGVLTGYNTDGIGYIRSLKEEAVPDLSGKHVLVIGCGGAARGIVYALLQEKPGSVLIANRTVAKAQELADEWAHLGAISACGVGDLAQILQESHIDIVINTTSVGMYPKTGELPIPAELLSPHMVVSDLIYNPLKTELLARAEAIGCRIHNGLGMFVYQGAYAFEYWTGRPAPIAAMRSAVLSSLQA; this is encoded by the coding sequence ATGGGTAATGAATTGAAGGGGAAGAACGGATTGCCATTGCTGTTTGGCGTTATGGGAGATCCGATCTCCCAGACGAAGTCGCCCGCGATGCACAGCGCGGCGCTTGCGGCTGAGGGCCTTGCGGGTACCTATGTGCCGCTGCATGTCAAGCAGGAGCGGTTAGAAGATGCTGTGAAGGGCATCGTCGCTCTAGGCTATCGTGGAGTCAACGTAACCGTACCTCATAAAGTGGACGTCATGAAATATGTGGACGTGGTAGATGAAGCGGCGAAGCAAATCGGGGCCGTCAACACCATCGTGAACGAGGATGGGGTATTGACCGGTTATAACACGGATGGAATAGGGTACATTCGGTCTCTCAAAGAAGAGGCCGTTCCTGATTTGTCTGGAAAGCATGTGCTGGTTATCGGCTGTGGGGGCGCGGCGCGCGGTATCGTGTATGCGCTGCTGCAGGAGAAGCCGGGGAGCGTTCTGATCGCGAACCGGACAGTCGCCAAGGCCCAGGAGCTTGCGGATGAATGGGCCCATTTAGGAGCGATTAGCGCCTGCGGCGTTGGCGACCTGGCTCAAATTCTCCAAGAGAGCCATATTGATATCGTCATTAATACGACATCCGTCGGGATGTATCCCAAGACGGGCGAGCTGCCGATTCCGGCAGAGCTTCTATCGCCACATATGGTCGTTAGCGATCTGATCTATAATCCGCTAAAGACCGAGCTGCTGGCTAGGGCAGAGGCGATCGGCTGCCGTATTCATAATGGGCTCGGCATGTTCGTATATCAGGGCGCATATGCCTTCGAATACTGGACAGGACGCCCTGCGCCAATCGCGGCGATGCGCTCCGCTGTCTTGAGCAGTTTGCAGGCATAA